One genomic region from Leptospira tipperaryensis encodes:
- a CDS encoding DUF1318 domain-containing protein — translation MKHPIFYRNVRILFLGILFSGCIIKSPLITFTQTQTSSEKQMIGEDRILEKDGWLISSIKTSSAGSEVWKKDYSGDAYSQGDKNILMSLRALAYLAPEIKTWKEEGFLAEGRDGKLRINPSAGDAGIKNELSKKEVKSRIDSLVSLTNEHRNKVISTKIGAESKTDSKENSVNLRTHLEQTWYRLVEKGEYYEKSQGKWVRKE, via the coding sequence ATGAAACATCCCATTTTCTATCGTAACGTTCGTATCCTATTCTTAGGAATTTTATTTTCCGGTTGTATCATCAAGTCTCCTTTGATTACGTTCACGCAGACTCAGACTTCCTCCGAAAAGCAGATGATAGGAGAGGATCGGATTTTAGAAAAGGACGGTTGGCTTATCTCTTCGATCAAAACTTCCTCCGCGGGTTCCGAGGTCTGGAAGAAGGATTATTCGGGCGACGCGTATTCGCAAGGAGATAAGAATATTCTAATGTCCTTAAGAGCCCTTGCGTATCTCGCGCCCGAGATCAAAACTTGGAAAGAAGAGGGTTTTCTTGCCGAAGGAAGAGACGGCAAGTTAAGAATCAATCCTTCCGCGGGCGACGCCGGAATCAAAAACGAACTCTCTAAAAAGGAAGTCAAATCGAGAATCGATTCTCTCGTGTCCCTTACAAACGAACACAGAAACAAAGTGATCTCCACAAAAATCGGCGCCGAAAGTAAGACAGATTCGAAAGAAAATTCAGTAAACCTCCGCACTCATCTGGAACAAACTTGGTATCGACTCGTGGAAAAAGGGGAATACTACGAGAAGTCTCAGGGCAAATGGGTCCGAAAGGAGTAG